Proteins found in one Subtercola endophyticus genomic segment:
- a CDS encoding DUF4262 domain-containing protein: protein MASHPGGRNEYRDMVRSIVDQHGWFVQKVFAGEGSEIWPQFAYTVGLTEMGHPEMLCHGLPLDTAHRLLNVLGEQVRAGTRFPANSAATTLTADNLLLFFIEVTNRSDLAVATMMYGEVEAVQLIWPDKQKRFPWNEGCSIPSDQQPLRGRLPGPRVIE from the coding sequence ATGGCTAGTCACCCAGGTGGGCGCAATGAGTACCGCGACATGGTGCGATCGATCGTCGACCAGCACGGGTGGTTCGTGCAGAAGGTGTTCGCGGGTGAGGGGTCGGAGATCTGGCCGCAATTCGCATACACCGTCGGACTAACTGAGATGGGTCATCCGGAGATGCTCTGCCATGGCCTGCCGCTCGATACTGCCCACCGACTTCTCAACGTTCTCGGAGAACAGGTTCGAGCCGGAACACGATTTCCGGCGAATTCGGCGGCGACCACGCTGACGGCTGACAATCTGCTCTTGTTCTTCATCGAGGTCACCAACAGGAGCGATTTGGCCGTGGCCACCATGATGTACGGCGAGGTCGAAGCGGTTCAACTGATCTGGCCCGACAAGCAGAAGCGCTTTCCGTGGAACGAAGGATGTTCGATTCCGTCCGACCAGCAGCCCCTGCGGGGAAGGTTGCCCGGGCCTCGTGTTATCGAGTGA